GGCACACGCGTCATGACACCCCGGCTCAGAGACTTCATCGACAACCGCGTCTTCGGCCCCAACCACCGGTGGTGGGCGCTGTGGGTAGTCGTTATCTCCGTCTTCATCGCAACCACGGATGTCGGCATGCTTACCATAAGCCTGCCGGTCATCATAACCGAGTTCCGCACCGATATCACTTTCGCCGGCTGGATCGTCTTCGTCTACGCTCTGGTGACGGGCGCCCTGTACCTTCCGTGCGGCCGGCTCTCCGACCTTCTCGGGCGCAAGCTCACCTTCTCCGCGGGCTTCCTGGTCTACGGCGTATCCTCGGCCCTGGCGGGTCTGGCCCATGGACCCACTCAGTTGATGACCTGCCGCGTGGGTCAGGCCGTGGGCGCCGCGCTGATGATGACCAACACCTTCGCCCTCACCGCAAGCCTGTTCACCGGCCCCGACCGCGGCCGGGCCATGGGCATTTCCGGTGGACTGGTGTCGGCCGTCGGCTTCACCCTGGGTCCCGTGGTGGGCGGATTCATCACGTTCACCCTGGGATGGCGCTACATCTTCTTCATCTCCAGCGCCCTGTCGTTCATCGGCTTCGCCGCCGCCCGCTGCCTCCTGCTGGACGACCGGGACGCGGGCGAACAGAAGCGACGGGAGCCCTTCGACTTCGCCGGCGCCGGCCTATTCGCCGTCGGACTGACGTTCCTGCTGCTGGGCATCACCCGGGGCGGTTTGGGTTACTGGGGATTCCTGTTGAGCGCCGTCTTCCTGGGCTTGTTCGTCTGGCGGGAAGCCACCTGCCCCTACCCCATACTCGATCTCGCGTTGCTGCGGATCGTCCCCTTCGCCGCCGGCAACATCGCGCGCCTGTCCACCTTCGTGGCGCTGAGCACCAACGAGCTGATGATGCCGTTCCTGCTCCAGCTCGTGCTCGGAATGGACCCGCTGGAGTCCGGCGGCCTGATGACTGCCATCGCGCTCGTGCTCATGGTGGTATCGCCCTCGGCCGGCTGGCTCACCGACCGGATCGGGTCGACCCCGCCCGCCGCCGCCGGGGCGGTGGTGGTGGCCGTAGCCATGTACTCCTTGAGCTTTCTGGGGCCGGACTCCGCCCCGGCCGAGATCGTGCCGCGCCTGGCCCTCCTGGGCGTGGGGCTCGGGCTTTTCCAGACCCCCAACAACCACGGCCTCATCAGCTCCGTGCCGCCCGAACGGCTGGGCATCGCCTCCTCCGTCATCTCCATCATCCGCAGCGTCGGCCGCTCCCTCGGCACCGCCGTCGCGACCGCCTTCGTCGGCATGCGCCTGGCCGCCGTCACCAACGAGTCGGGACCCCAGGACCTGGCCGCGTTGAATCTCTCGGAAAACCCGAGGCTCATGGAAGCCTTCATGGAGGGATACGGCTACGCCTACATGACAGCCGCGTGCCTGGGACTGAGCGCGCTCGTGTTCACGCTGATCGGGGCGGCGGGGAAGGGTGCGGGCACGAGCAAGCGGAGCTGAGAAGGCTGCCGGACCTGTCTGGACGGGCGAAGCGGTACCAGCGGATCTCGCTTCGACGCATCACTCGTCCTTCCACGGACCGTCGCCCCAAGCGTGATCTGCTTCCGGTATACCGAACTCCTGATTGGAGGGAGGTTTCTCACGGTACCCGGCTCTGTGAAGCTCCTCCAATTCCGCCTCGTCGTAGCGCTCCAATGCAGCTCTCAACGCTTCACGCGTAAACCCGGAACGGGTGGTACCGAGGCGCTTTGCTCGTCTATCGACCCGCCGAACGAGGTCAGCATCCATCGTCAACTGTATGACTTTCCTGGCGGGCCAACGCGATCCGATCGACGAGGAACAGCCCGCGTCCTGGAGCAAGGCGTCGATCTTGCCGCGTGCAAAGGCTTCGGTCGTGCTGCTCATACCACCGTCCAGGGATCCACGAGTTCGATGTCCGTGCTTTCGAAATCCCGCACGTTGCGCGTCACCAGGACAGCGCCACGGGAACGCGATATGGCGGCAATCTCACAGTGGCCTCGCCAATCGGCCGACCAGCTCGGCAATCCACGCCGCCACGGCGGGATTCGGCACAGGGCGCATGAGTTGGGACGCGACATTGGTGTCTATGACAAAAATCGCGAGCGTCTCAAGAGAAGTCTGGAGGCTCGCGCATCGGACCGCGCGGAGGAAGTTCGAGCTCGACGCCACCAAGGGGCGCGAAGCACTCGCGGGTGAACTTCGCCAGATCCCGGGGACCGGTCCGTCCGGCGTCCACCGCGTCACGCAGGATAACGCGCACCTCTTCCTCCATGGAACGGTGGTGCTCTGCCGCGCGCACGCGCAAGCGCGTTTTGACTTCGTCGTCGAGATTGCGGATCGTGATACTCGCCATGTTGTCCCCTCCCATGGGCAATCTACGCGAGGATTAGTACCTAAGGACTACCGGCCTTCGGATTGACGAGAGCCTGGGCGTCGCCGAGAAAACCGGGGTGGGCGACAAGGACCGGGCCTCCGCGAATCAGGTCGATCTCGGGCAACGCAGACCGGCAGCCGGCCTCGGCGCATATGACGAGGCCAGCCGCACAGTCCCAGCTATTGAGGTGGGCTTCGTAGTAGGCGCCGGCGGAACCCCGAGCCACCAGCGCGAGGCTCAGCGCCGCCGAGCCGAGCCGCCGGTAGTCGTGGTCGGACCGCACT
This region of Deltaproteobacteria bacterium genomic DNA includes:
- a CDS encoding MFS transporter; protein product: MTPRLRDFIDNRVFGPNHRWWALWVVVISVFIATTDVGMLTISLPVIITEFRTDITFAGWIVFVYALVTGALYLPCGRLSDLLGRKLTFSAGFLVYGVSSALAGLAHGPTQLMTCRVGQAVGAALMMTNTFALTASLFTGPDRGRAMGISGGLVSAVGFTLGPVVGGFITFTLGWRYIFFISSALSFIGFAAARCLLLDDRDAGEQKRREPFDFAGAGLFAVGLTFLLLGITRGGLGYWGFLLSAVFLGLFVWREATCPYPILDLALLRIVPFAAGNIARLSTFVALSTNELMMPFLLQLVLGMDPLESGGLMTAIALVLMVVSPSAGWLTDRIGSTPPAAAGAVVVAVAMYSLSFLGPDSAPAEIVPRLALLGVGLGLFQTPNNHGLISSVPPERLGIASSVISIIRSVGRSLGTAVATAFVGMRLAAVTNESGPQDLAALNLSENPRLMEAFMEGYGYAYMTAACLGLSALVFTLIGAAGKGAGTSKRS
- a CDS encoding ribbon-helix-helix protein, CopG family, coding for MSSTTEAFARGKIDALLQDAGCSSSIGSRWPARKVIQLTMDADLVRRVDRRAKRLGTTRSGFTREALRAALERYDEAELEELHRAGYREKPPSNQEFGIPEADHAWGDGPWKDE
- a CDS encoding plasmid stabilization protein; translated protein: MASITIRNLDDEVKTRLRVRAAEHHRSMEEEVRVILRDAVDAGRTGPRDLAKFTRECFAPLGGVELELPPRGPMREPPDFS